The Sphingomonas sanxanigenens DSM 19645 = NX02 genome includes a region encoding these proteins:
- a CDS encoding glycosyltransferase family 4 protein, with protein sequence MSLRERNRTAKIANDSGSDKAAAVRRIALIGNYLPRRCGIATFTTDIHIAFAERFPGVAVDVYAMNDGQGYDYPDAVVHAIEQQDPEAYLEAARLIEASGADLVWLQHEYGIFGGDAGQLILSLLDRVSMPVAVTLHTVLDAPDAAQRHVMDRIVRLADRLIVMADKGRDTLVRVYGANPAQISVIPHGIPDRPFVPTGPMKEKLGLAGHDVVLTFGLLSPGKGIETMIEAMPAVVERFPNALYAVLGATHPHLVAHEGEAYRDRLKALAEARGVSGNILWVDAFLETEELLDWLAAADIYVTPYLNPAQVTSGTLSYAIGLGKPVISTPYVHAAELLGTGDGRLVPFGDSAGFAAEIVGLLADPDALARLRERSYARGRTMVWSSSADAHMAIFRPLARARRSRKRASQVFRQARPDIPDHVSFDAIERLSDSTGMLQHSLFSIPDRTHGYCVDDNARALLLTSRDDQLADARYDRWTPIYAAFVQHAWNPATGSFRNFMAFDRRWLEESGSEDSFGRTLWSIGVTARDARRPQFRRWATSLFDQVAGHALKLGAPRARAFAILGAAAMAEAHPGHAGALRILREFGADLMALLDANVRPDWAWFEIVLAYDNCRLPEALLRAGRALADPVMVKRGVETMDWIVAHQTNAEGRFRAVGTESFGRALQPPLPFDQQPLEAWATIDACDAAFDATGDARWRDVAMTAYRWFGGENDLGLALADPVNGECFDGLMPGGVNYNQGAESVLAFHLATCSIRKLCGAQATGRATGVVAA encoded by the coding sequence ATGTCATTGCGGGAGCGAAATAGGACGGCGAAGATCGCCAACGATAGCGGCAGCGACAAGGCCGCGGCCGTTCGCCGCATCGCCCTGATCGGCAATTATTTGCCGCGTCGGTGCGGGATCGCGACGTTCACGACGGACATTCATATTGCCTTTGCCGAACGTTTCCCGGGCGTCGCCGTTGACGTCTATGCGATGAACGACGGGCAGGGCTATGATTATCCGGATGCCGTCGTCCATGCGATCGAGCAACAGGATCCCGAGGCTTATCTCGAGGCCGCGCGGCTGATCGAGGCCAGCGGCGCCGACCTTGTCTGGCTGCAGCACGAATATGGCATTTTCGGCGGTGATGCGGGACAGTTGATCCTCAGCCTGCTCGATCGCGTGTCGATGCCGGTCGCGGTCACGCTCCACACCGTGCTCGACGCGCCGGATGCGGCACAGCGTCACGTCATGGACCGGATCGTGCGCCTTGCCGACCGGCTGATCGTGATGGCGGACAAGGGCCGCGATACGCTCGTGCGCGTCTATGGCGCCAATCCCGCGCAGATCAGCGTCATCCCCCATGGCATTCCCGACCGGCCGTTCGTGCCGACCGGGCCGATGAAGGAGAAGCTGGGTCTCGCCGGGCACGATGTTGTTCTGACGTTCGGCCTGCTGTCGCCCGGCAAGGGCATCGAGACGATGATCGAGGCGATGCCGGCGGTCGTCGAGCGTTTCCCGAATGCGCTTTACGCGGTGCTCGGCGCAACCCATCCCCACCTCGTCGCCCACGAGGGAGAGGCCTATCGCGACCGGCTGAAGGCGCTGGCCGAAGCGCGCGGCGTGTCGGGCAACATATTGTGGGTCGACGCCTTTCTTGAGACCGAGGAACTTCTCGACTGGCTGGCGGCGGCGGACATCTACGTCACCCCCTATCTCAATCCGGCACAGGTGACCTCCGGTACGCTTTCCTACGCGATCGGGCTCGGCAAGCCGGTGATCTCCACGCCCTATGTCCACGCCGCTGAACTACTCGGCACCGGCGACGGCCGACTCGTGCCGTTCGGGGATTCGGCTGGCTTTGCCGCCGAGATCGTCGGACTGCTCGCCGATCCGGACGCGCTGGCGCGGTTGCGCGAGCGCAGCTATGCGCGCGGCCGGACGATGGTCTGGTCGTCCTCCGCCGATGCGCATATGGCCATTTTCCGTCCGCTCGCCCGCGCGCGACGGAGTCGCAAGCGCGCGAGCCAGGTCTTCCGCCAGGCCCGGCCCGACATCCCCGATCACGTGTCGTTCGACGCGATCGAACGGCTGAGCGATTCGACCGGGATGCTCCAGCACAGCCTGTTCTCGATTCCCGATCGAACGCACGGCTACTGCGTTGACGACAACGCCCGCGCGCTGTTGCTGACCAGCCGCGACGATCAGCTTGCCGATGCGCGCTATGATCGCTGGACGCCGATTTATGCGGCCTTCGTCCAGCATGCCTGGAACCCCGCGACCGGATCCTTCCGCAATTTCATGGCCTTCGATCGCCGCTGGCTTGAAGAGAGCGGGTCCGAGGACAGTTTCGGCCGCACGCTGTGGTCGATCGGGGTGACCGCACGAGACGCCCGCCGCCCGCAGTTCAGGCGGTGGGCGACCAGCCTGTTCGATCAGGTCGCCGGCCACGCGCTCAAGCTGGGCGCGCCGCGGGCGCGCGCCTTCGCGATCCTGGGCGCGGCGGCGATGGCGGAGGCGCATCCGGGGCACGCCGGCGCGCTGCGCATCCTGCGCGAGTTCGGCGCCGACCTGATGGCGCTGCTCGATGCCAATGTGCGGCCCGACTGGGCCTGGTTCGAGATCGTCCTGGCCTATGACAATTGCCGGCTGCCGGAGGCGCTGCTCCGCGCCGGGCGGGCACTGGCCGATCCGGTGATGGTCAAGCGCGGGGTCGAGACGATGGACTGGATCGTCGCGCATCAGACCAACGCCGAAGGGCGTTTCCGCGCGGTCGGCACCGAAAGCTTCGGCCGCGCGTTGCAGCCGCCGCTGCCGTTCGACCAGCAGCCGCTTGAGGCCTGGGCGACGATCGATGCCTGCGATGCCGCGTTCGACGCGACCGGCGATGCGCGCTGGCGCGACGTGGCGATGACCGCGTATCGCTGGTTCGGCGGCGAGAATGATCTGGGGCTGGCGCTGGCCGATCCGGTCAACGGCGAATGCTTCGACGGGCTGATGCCCGGCGGGGTCAATTACAATCAGGGGGCCGAATCGGTGCTTGCCTTTCATCTGGCGACATGCAGCATTCGTAAGCTATGTGGCGCGCAGGCGACGGGTCGGGCGACGGGTGTCGTTGCCGCCTGA
- a CDS encoding glycoside hydrolase family 130 protein → MLDLYHHELKLFADPSRVVVRPFHLPWQRTSDAPSRTEKLVAEVLAMDMRTVRAELGLVFRDFEARHWQTRKVFVQRFGQIADHLGLDASTIRPEKQELIGAYFCHEYSYAAAALMNPSVVRHPDQSGLSNGAIRILMSLRSVGEGHISSIAFREGIISPGRGFELSPEPPFATACHAIDLAVARQDGPVTVYRHQDSSLSGTVLFPITDAQRNGLEDLRLVEFTHTDGSVEWIGTYTAYSGREIESQLLRTRDFASFDLVPMKGSAARNKGMALFPRTFDGAYRMIGRQDGQNLFLLESDDIGTWGEGVRLLEPRYPWELVQIGNCGPPIETEEGWLLLTHGVGAMRKYSIGAVLLDLKNPSRVLGRTSQPILSAADEDREGYVPNVVYTCGAMRVGDDLFMPYGVADSSVAFATIPLRELLALM, encoded by the coding sequence ATGCTCGATCTGTACCATCACGAGTTGAAGTTGTTCGCCGATCCGTCGCGGGTGGTGGTGCGTCCCTTCCATCTGCCGTGGCAGCGCACCAGCGATGCGCCCAGCCGCACCGAGAAGCTCGTCGCCGAGGTGCTGGCGATGGACATGCGCACGGTGCGCGCCGAACTCGGCCTCGTCTTTCGCGATTTCGAAGCGCGGCACTGGCAGACCCGCAAGGTGTTCGTGCAGCGCTTCGGCCAGATCGCCGACCATCTCGGGCTCGATGCCAGCACGATCCGGCCGGAGAAGCAGGAACTGATCGGCGCCTATTTCTGCCACGAATATAGCTATGCCGCCGCCGCGCTGATGAACCCCAGCGTGGTGCGCCATCCCGACCAGAGCGGGCTTTCCAACGGCGCGATCCGCATCTTGATGTCGCTGCGCTCGGTGGGCGAGGGCCATATCTCGTCGATCGCGTTCCGCGAGGGGATCATCTCGCCGGGCCGCGGCTTCGAACTGTCGCCCGAGCCGCCCTTCGCCACGGCGTGCCATGCGATCGACCTTGCGGTGGCGCGGCAGGATGGCCCCGTCACCGTCTATCGCCATCAAGACAGCTCGCTGTCGGGTACGGTGCTGTTCCCGATCACCGATGCGCAGCGCAACGGGCTGGAGGATCTCCGCCTGGTCGAATTCACCCACACCGACGGTTCGGTCGAGTGGATCGGCACCTACACTGCCTATTCGGGCCGCGAGATCGAGTCGCAGCTGCTGCGCACGCGCGATTTCGCGAGCTTCGATCTGGTACCGATGAAGGGCTCCGCGGCGCGCAACAAGGGTATGGCGCTGTTTCCGCGCACCTTCGACGGCGCCTACCGGATGATCGGCCGGCAGGACGGGCAGAACCTGTTCCTGCTCGAATCGGACGATATCGGCACCTGGGGCGAAGGGGTGCGGCTGCTCGAGCCGCGCTATCCGTGGGAACTCGTCCAGATCGGCAATTGCGGGCCACCCATCGAGACCGAAGAGGGCTGGCTGCTGCTGACGCATGGCGTGGGCGCGATGCGCAAATATTCGATCGGCGCGGTGCTGCTCGATCTCAAGAATCCGTCCCGCGTGCTCGGCCGCACCTCGCAGCCGATCCTTTCGGCCGCCGACGAGGATCGCGAAGGCTATGTGCCCAACGTGGTCTACACCTGCGGCGCGATGCGCGTCGGAGACGATCTGTTCATGCCCTATGGCGTCGCTGACAGCTCGGTGGCCTTCGCCACCATTCCGCTGCGCGAATTGCTGGCATTGATGTGA
- a CDS encoding DUF899 domain-containing protein — translation MTSSTETATLQDLPDMQAPPIVSHDAWAAAHAGMLVKEKALTRARDALAAERRRMPWLAVEKDYRFEGPDGSLSLLDLFEGRRQLIVYRAFFEPGVHGWPDHGCIGCSMVADQVSHPAHLNARDTTLVFASRASQPDLARLKARMGWTIPWVTITDDFDADFGVDQWHGHNMFIRDGDRIFRTYFINNRGDEAIGTVWSYLDLTALGRQEEWEDSPAGYPQSRPYKWWNWHDDYVPGAAPDRKWVEVSDAGEAAFREDRE, via the coding sequence ATGACATCATCGACCGAAACAGCGACGTTGCAGGACCTGCCCGACATGCAGGCGCCGCCGATCGTCTCGCATGACGCGTGGGCGGCCGCACATGCCGGGATGCTGGTGAAGGAAAAGGCGCTCACCCGCGCGCGCGACGCGCTGGCCGCCGAGCGGCGGCGCATGCCCTGGCTGGCGGTGGAGAAGGATTATCGCTTCGAGGGGCCGGACGGGAGCCTGAGCCTGCTCGACCTGTTCGAGGGCCGCCGCCAACTCATCGTCTATCGCGCCTTCTTCGAGCCGGGCGTGCATGGATGGCCCGATCATGGCTGCATCGGCTGCTCGATGGTCGCCGATCAGGTCAGCCATCCGGCGCACCTCAACGCGCGCGACACGACCCTGGTCTTCGCGTCGCGCGCATCGCAGCCGGACCTCGCCCGGCTGAAGGCGCGGATGGGCTGGACGATACCGTGGGTGACGATCACCGACGATTTCGACGCCGATTTCGGCGTCGACCAATGGCATGGCCACAACATGTTCATCCGCGACGGTGACCGCATCTTCCGCACCTATTTCATCAACAATCGCGGTGATGAGGCAATCGGCACGGTGTGGAGCTATCTCGACCTCACCGCGCTCGGCCGGCAGGAGGAGTGGGAGGATTCCCCCGCGGGCTACCCACAATCCCGTCCTTACAAATGGTGGAACTGGCACGACGACTATGTGCCAGGTGCCGCGCCCGACCGGAAATGGGTGGAGGTGTCGGATGCCGGGGAGGCGGCGTTCCGGGAGGACAGGGAGTAG
- a CDS encoding Lrp/AsnC ligand binding domain-containing protein, giving the protein MAPRTKESSIDETDRRLLRVLQEDGRITNQDLAARCGLSPAAAFERVKRLRETGVITGFAAALDPAKLGRALLIYVEILLDRTTDDVFTAFAEHVRRVPDVLECHMVAGGFDYLLKVRVADMDAYRTFLGHEIGMLPGVRETRTYAVLEQVKSTTALPI; this is encoded by the coding sequence ATGGCGCCGCGCACCAAAGAGTCTTCGATCGATGAAACCGATCGCCGCCTGCTGCGCGTGCTGCAGGAGGATGGGCGGATCACCAACCAGGATCTGGCGGCGCGCTGCGGCCTCTCCCCTGCAGCGGCCTTCGAGCGGGTCAAGCGGCTGCGCGAGACCGGCGTGATCACCGGCTTCGCCGCGGCGCTGGACCCGGCAAAGCTCGGCCGCGCGCTGCTGATCTATGTCGAGATCCTGCTCGATCGCACCACCGACGATGTCTTCACCGCCTTCGCCGAGCATGTCCGCCGTGTGCCCGACGTGCTCGAATGCCACATGGTGGCCGGCGGGTTCGACTATCTGCTGAAGGTGCGCGTGGCAGACATGGACGCCTATCGCACCTTCCTCGGCCATGAGATCGGCATGTTGCCGGGCGTGCGCGAGACGCGGACCTATGCGGTGCTGGAACAGGTGAAGAGCACGACCGCGCTGCCGATCTGA
- the putA gene encoding bifunctional proline dehydrogenase/L-glutamate gamma-semialdehyde dehydrogenase PutA, producing the protein MARAGVLPDMLNDISAWDAIDDAKYAPENDVIRELLHANPLSPADRGAIGAEAAALVAAARQSVKKQGVVESFLQEFSLGTREGLALMCLSEALLRTPDADTRDRLIAEKIGAADWASHIGKSDSLFVNASTWGLMLTGRLVDVDEEVRRDFGGFFKRLTARVGEPVIRQAVGAAVKMMGEQFVLGRTIADALARARKEKTLCSFDMLGEGARTAADAERYETIYADAIIAVGKAADGAGPELGHGVSVKLSALSPRYEAVQEARVMEELYPRVKRLALIAARYDLNFAIDAEEADRLVLSLKLVERLVREPELGAWRGLGVVVQAYQKRGRHVIAGLARLARESGRRIMVRLVKGAYWDSEIKRSQIAGRPDYPVYTTKPATDLSYLVCAKALIDAAPDLYPQFASHNAHTLAAVRHMAAANGVTIEHQRLHGMGEALYAAADARYGGIILRAYAPVGGHEELLPYLVRRLLENGANSSFVHALLDERVPVEDVVRDPIALVEAQPGRHPRIPVPADIYGLARITPLGRDYSLFDARQAARLAADAARDERFVSGAIVGGALVVTPGQPVASPADGARVVGTVSDATPADIDRAVALARKVQPAWDRAGGAGRAAVLRAMGDALEREMDALIALLSAEAGKTLNDGVAEVREAIDFCRYYAHLAERQFVGLEPLNGPVGETNQLELRGRGLFVCISPWNFPLAIFTGQIAAALAAGNAVLAKPAEQTPLIAAAAVRLFHKAGLDPALLALLPGDGATVGAALTRHPGIDGVAFTGGTETAWAINRTLAERRGPIVPFIAETGGLNGMFVDTTALREQVVDDVILSAFGSAGQRCSALRLLYLPEESADETIATLKGALDALVTGDPADPSTDIGPVIDAEAREALEAHVARLEREAKIVARRDVGGLGAKGSFFGPVIAEIPTADFLEREVFGPILHVYRYRAGELPQVAARLAARGYGLTLGVHSRIDRFAQEVRALVPAGNMYVNRSIIGAVVGVQPFGGEGLSGTGPKAGGPHALLRFAVERALSVNITAQGGDPALMSL; encoded by the coding sequence TTGGCCCGCGCCGGAGTCCTGCCCGACATGCTCAACGACATTTCCGCCTGGGATGCGATCGACGACGCCAAATATGCGCCCGAGAACGACGTCATCCGCGAGCTGCTGCACGCCAACCCGCTGAGCCCGGCGGACCGCGGCGCGATCGGAGCCGAAGCCGCGGCGCTTGTCGCCGCGGCGCGGCAGTCCGTGAAGAAGCAGGGTGTGGTGGAAAGCTTCCTGCAGGAATTCTCGCTCGGCACGCGCGAGGGGCTGGCGCTCATGTGCCTTTCCGAAGCGCTCCTCCGCACCCCCGATGCCGACACGCGCGACCGGCTGATCGCCGAGAAGATCGGCGCTGCCGACTGGGCGAGCCATATCGGCAAGTCCGACAGCCTGTTCGTCAACGCCTCGACCTGGGGGCTGATGCTGACCGGCCGGCTGGTCGATGTCGACGAGGAGGTGCGGCGCGACTTCGGCGGCTTCTTCAAGCGGCTGACCGCGCGCGTGGGGGAGCCGGTGATCCGCCAGGCGGTGGGCGCCGCGGTCAAGATGATGGGCGAGCAGTTCGTGCTCGGCCGCACCATCGCCGACGCGCTGGCGCGCGCGCGCAAGGAAAAGACGCTTTGCTCGTTCGACATGCTGGGCGAAGGCGCGCGCACCGCCGCCGACGCCGAGCGCTACGAGACGATCTATGCCGATGCGATCATCGCGGTCGGCAAGGCGGCGGACGGCGCCGGGCCCGAGCTGGGCCATGGCGTGTCGGTGAAGCTGTCGGCGCTCAGCCCGCGCTACGAAGCGGTGCAGGAAGCGCGGGTGATGGAGGAACTCTATCCGCGCGTGAAGCGGCTGGCGCTGATCGCCGCGCGTTACGACCTCAACTTCGCGATCGATGCCGAGGAAGCGGATCGCCTCGTCCTCTCGCTCAAGCTGGTCGAGCGGCTTGTCCGCGAGCCCGAACTGGGGGCATGGCGCGGCCTCGGCGTCGTGGTGCAGGCCTATCAGAAGCGCGGTCGCCATGTCATCGCCGGGCTCGCCCGTCTGGCGCGCGAGAGCGGCCGGCGGATCATGGTCCGCCTCGTCAAGGGCGCCTATTGGGACAGCGAGATCAAGCGCAGCCAGATCGCGGGGCGCCCGGACTATCCGGTCTACACCACCAAGCCGGCGACCGACCTTTCCTACCTCGTCTGCGCGAAGGCGCTGATCGACGCCGCGCCCGATCTCTATCCGCAATTCGCCAGCCACAACGCCCACACCCTGGCGGCGGTGCGCCATATGGCGGCCGCGAACGGCGTGACGATCGAGCATCAACGCCTGCACGGCATGGGCGAGGCGCTCTATGCCGCGGCGGATGCGCGCTATGGCGGCATCATATTGCGCGCCTATGCGCCGGTCGGCGGGCATGAGGAATTGCTGCCCTATCTCGTCCGCCGCCTGCTGGAGAATGGCGCGAACAGCAGTTTCGTCCACGCGCTGCTCGACGAGCGGGTTCCGGTGGAGGATGTGGTGCGCGACCCGATCGCGCTGGTCGAGGCGCAGCCCGGCCGGCATCCGCGCATCCCGGTGCCTGCCGACATCTATGGCCTCGCCCGGATCACCCCGCTCGGCCGCGACTATTCGCTGTTCGACGCGCGCCAGGCGGCGCGGCTTGCCGCCGATGCGGCGCGCGACGAGCGCTTCGTATCCGGCGCGATCGTCGGCGGTGCGCTGGTCGTGACACCGGGCCAGCCGGTCGCGAGCCCCGCGGACGGCGCGCGCGTCGTCGGCACCGTCAGCGATGCGACGCCGGCCGATATCGACCGTGCGGTCGCGCTTGCGCGCAAGGTGCAGCCCGCATGGGATCGCGCCGGCGGTGCCGGCCGCGCCGCGGTGCTGCGCGCGATGGGCGACGCGCTCGAGCGCGAGATGGACGCGCTGATCGCGCTGCTGTCCGCCGAAGCGGGCAAGACGCTCAACGACGGCGTCGCCGAGGTGCGGGAGGCGATCGATTTCTGCCGCTACTATGCGCATCTCGCCGAGCGCCAGTTCGTCGGGCTGGAGCCGCTGAACGGCCCCGTCGGCGAGACCAACCAGCTCGAACTGCGCGGGCGCGGCCTGTTCGTGTGCATCTCGCCCTGGAATTTTCCGCTGGCGATCTTCACCGGCCAGATCGCCGCGGCGCTGGCGGCGGGCAATGCGGTGCTCGCAAAGCCCGCCGAACAGACCCCGCTGATCGCCGCCGCTGCGGTGCGGCTCTTCCACAAGGCCGGGCTCGATCCGGCGCTGCTGGCGCTGCTGCCGGGCGACGGCGCCACCGTCGGCGCGGCGCTGACCAGGCATCCCGGGATCGACGGCGTCGCCTTCACCGGCGGCACCGAAACCGCTTGGGCGATCAACCGAACGCTGGCCGAGCGGCGTGGCCCGATCGTGCCGTTCATCGCCGAGACCGGCGGCCTCAACGGCATGTTCGTCGACACGACGGCGCTGCGCGAACAGGTGGTGGACGATGTCATCCTCTCTGCCTTCGGCTCGGCCGGCCAGCGTTGCTCGGCACTTCGCCTGCTCTATCTGCCCGAGGAAAGCGCCGACGAGACGATCGCCACCCTGAAGGGCGCGCTCGACGCGCTGGTGACCGGCGACCCCGCCGACCCGTCGACCGACATCGGTCCGGTGATCGATGCCGAGGCGCGCGAGGCGCTGGAGGCGCATGTCGCGCGGCTGGAGCGCGAGGCGAAGATCGTCGCGCGGCGCGACGTCGGCGGACTTGGCGCGAAGGGCAGCTTCTTCGGTCCGGTGATCGCCGAGATCCCGACCGCGGACTTCCTCGAACGCGAGGTGTTCGGCCCGATCCTCCACGTCTATCGCTATCGTGCGGGCGAACTGCCGCAGGTCGCGGCCAGGCTGGCGGCGCGGGGCTATGGCCTGACCCTGGGCGTCCACAGCCGCATCGATCGTTTCGCGCAGGAGGTGCGGGCGCTGGTTCCGGCGGGCAACATGTACGTCAACCGCTCGATCATCGGCGCGGTGGTGGGCGTGCAGCCCTTCGGCGGGGAGGGGCTGTCGGGCACCGGCCCCAAGGCGGGCGGCCCGCACGCGCTGTTGCGCTTCGCCGTCGAGCGCGCGCTGTCCGTCAACATCACCGCGCAGGGGGGCGATCCCGCGCTGATGAGTCTGTGA
- a CDS encoding GGDEF domain-containing protein, with the protein MMTGAAFALSGNIAFALLFAIAFLLIGLSDRGHRNVLLFALTYAVGILTPASELLIPLVPAPAPFVWLSHAAFVTAFFLMAIGLSRFFGLRPPWRLLCGLLAASFALRLAIWGGARGSFAYEFLYQLPFAAMLAVCAGIVLASRRRDGWTIALFAIFALLSGHFLLKPSIATWFHPGQTARDYAGSTYALISQVTSGVLLIATGLQLILVVMREMLITTRLQADTDMMTGLLNRRGFDDRARQLLARRDGGDVAVVMIDIDHFKSINDRFGHAAGDVVICALADLLGSFASPAMLIGRLGGEEFAMLRRGSDAAEMGLVAEAVRARFARLAFDGLPAAFRATLSAGIAERAHAEPLSQLMHRADGLLYEAKHAGRDTVIVQR; encoded by the coding sequence ATGATGACGGGTGCAGCGTTCGCTCTGTCAGGCAATATTGCCTTCGCGCTGCTGTTCGCGATCGCGTTTCTGCTGATCGGCCTCAGTGATCGCGGCCACCGCAACGTGCTGCTGTTCGCGCTGACCTATGCCGTCGGCATCCTGACGCCCGCCAGCGAATTGCTGATCCCGCTGGTGCCGGCGCCGGCGCCATTCGTGTGGCTGAGCCATGCCGCGTTCGTCACCGCCTTCTTCCTGATGGCGATCGGGCTGTCGCGCTTCTTCGGCCTGCGTCCGCCATGGCGGCTGCTGTGCGGGCTGCTCGCCGCATCCTTTGCGCTACGGCTGGCGATCTGGGGCGGCGCGCGGGGGAGCTTCGCCTATGAGTTCCTCTATCAACTGCCTTTCGCGGCGATGCTGGCGGTGTGCGCTGGCATCGTCCTCGCCTCGCGTCGGCGCGATGGCTGGACGATCGCGTTGTTCGCGATCTTCGCGCTGCTGTCCGGCCATTTCCTGCTCAAGCCGTCGATCGCGACCTGGTTCCATCCCGGCCAGACCGCGCGCGATTATGCCGGCAGCACCTATGCGCTGATCTCCCAGGTGACATCGGGCGTGCTGCTGATCGCCACCGGCCTGCAATTGATCCTCGTCGTGATGCGCGAGATGCTGATCACCACGCGATTGCAGGCGGATACCGATATGATGACGGGGCTGCTCAATCGACGCGGCTTCGACGATCGTGCCAGGCAGCTTCTCGCGCGCCGCGATGGCGGCGATGTCGCGGTGGTGATGATCGACATCGACCATTTCAAGTCGATCAACGACCGGTTCGGCCATGCCGCGGGCGATGTGGTGATCTGCGCGCTCGCCGATCTTCTGGGCAGCTTCGCGTCGCCGGCCATGTTGATCGGGCGGCTGGGGGGCGAGGAGTTCGCCATGCTGCGGCGGGGAAGCGACGCGGCCGAGATGGGGCTCGTCGCGGAAGCGGTGCGCGCGCGCTTCGCCCGGCTGGCATTCGACGGCCTGCCGGCGGCATTCCGGGCGACGCTGAGCGCCGGCATCGCCGAACGCGCGCATGCCGAACCCCTATCCCAGTTGATGCACCGCGCGGACGGCCTGCTCTATGAGGCGAAGCATGCCGGCCGGGACACGGTGATCGTTCAACGCTGA
- a CDS encoding M28 family peptidase codes for MVLRSIGVRPSRIVAMALILLLFGTPVAALLWATAVPGRSHKGPLPAISAEQRLLAERLTAHVTAIGTTPHNVGHPEALDRAAGYIERHLAGLGYAVHRQRFQPDLPIVRNIEVVVAPRTTSAPTLVIGAHYDSAGDAPGANDNGSGTAAVIELARRLRALDGRSALRIRLVLFANEEPPFFETEGMGSVAYARRLKRSGEPVIGMMSLETMGYYSDRPGSQHYPPPLSLLYPGTGNFIAFVGTTDSRDFVRHAVGTFRATTPFPSVGGTAPAFVRGIDWSDHRSFAAVGIPALMVTDTAPFRYPYYHAQADTPDKLDYGRLARVTEGLERVVRASEKEAR; via the coding sequence ATGGTCCTGCGATCGATCGGTGTACGGCCATCGCGCATCGTCGCGATGGCGCTCATCCTGCTTCTGTTCGGCACGCCGGTCGCCGCCCTGCTGTGGGCGACGGCGGTGCCGGGCAGGTCGCACAAGGGTCCGTTGCCCGCGATCAGCGCCGAACAGCGGCTGCTCGCCGAACGCCTGACGGCGCATGTAACGGCGATCGGCACCACGCCGCACAATGTCGGCCACCCCGAGGCGCTCGATCGCGCGGCGGGCTATATTGAGCGGCACCTCGCCGGCCTCGGCTACGCCGTGCATCGCCAGCGCTTCCAGCCCGACCTGCCGATCGTCCGCAACATCGAGGTCGTGGTCGCGCCGCGCACGACGTCCGCGCCGACATTGGTGATCGGCGCGCATTACGACAGCGCGGGGGATGCGCCCGGCGCGAACGACAATGGTTCGGGCACCGCCGCGGTCATCGAACTGGCGCGGCGGCTGCGCGCGCTCGACGGGCGCTCGGCGCTGCGCATCCGGCTGGTGCTGTTCGCCAATGAGGAGCCGCCCTTCTTCGAGACCGAGGGGATGGGCAGCGTCGCCTATGCACGGCGGCTGAAACGATCGGGAGAGCCGGTCATCGGCATGATGTCACTGGAAACGATGGGCTATTATTCCGACCGGCCGGGCAGTCAGCATTATCCGCCGCCGCTGAGCCTGCTCTACCCCGGCACGGGCAATTTCATCGCCTTCGTCGGCACCACCGATTCGCGCGATTTCGTGCGCCATGCCGTCGGCACCTTCCGCGCGACCACGCCCTTCCCTTCGGTCGGCGGCACCGCGCCGGCCTTCGTGCGCGGCATCGACTGGTCCGATCACCGATCCTTCGCTGCGGTCGGGATCCCGGCGCTGATGGTCACCGACACGGCGCCGTTCCGCTATCCCTATTACCACGCCCAGGCGGACACGCCGGACAAGCTGGATTATGGACGACTGGCGCGGGTCACCGAGGGGCTGGAACGGGTGGTGCGCGCATCGGAGAAAGAGGCGCGCTGA